One region of Cobetia sp. cqz5-12 genomic DNA includes:
- a CDS encoding malonate--CoA ligase — MPHANHDNLYLQFARNFDERPDATFLDTVEGHGYTFAAARSAAGQMATALRELGVAPGDRVAVQIDKSCETVILYLACLQVGAVYLPLNTAYTGEEIRYFLGDAGPHLYVCQPKVLETARALGKECDVPRVESLGTEQDGTLMEQARQCSASSEIEPRAADDLAAILYTSGTTGRSKGAMLTHANLASNCQALAETWRFTRDDHLIHALPIFHTHGLFVACNIVLTVGASMTFLPKFDAEQILDLMPRASVLMGVPTFYTRLLESERLNRETTAGMRLFVSGSAPLLSETHSEFSARTGHAILERYGMTETNMNTSNPYDGERRPGTVGMALPGSEVRITDRETGAILPRGETGLIEVRGANVFKGYWKMPEKTASEFREDGFFITGDLGHIDADGYLCISGRDKDLIISGGYNIYPKEVELLIDDMPGVNESAVFGVPHPDFGEGVCAVVVMQAGHQGSLDEAAVLTALSDKLARYKQPKRVFFIDSLPRNVMGKVQKKQLREEYAQLFAPEPARSHG, encoded by the coding sequence ATGCCTCACGCCAACCACGACAACCTCTATCTGCAATTCGCGCGCAACTTCGATGAGCGCCCGGATGCCACCTTCCTCGATACCGTCGAAGGCCACGGCTACACCTTCGCCGCGGCACGCAGCGCCGCCGGTCAGATGGCCACCGCGCTACGCGAGCTGGGCGTGGCACCGGGCGACCGCGTCGCGGTGCAGATCGACAAGAGCTGCGAGACCGTCATCCTGTATCTGGCCTGTCTGCAGGTCGGCGCGGTCTATCTGCCGCTGAATACCGCCTACACCGGCGAGGAGATCCGCTACTTCCTGGGCGACGCCGGGCCGCATCTGTATGTCTGCCAGCCCAAGGTGCTGGAGACGGCACGCGCACTGGGCAAGGAATGTGATGTGCCGCGTGTCGAGAGCCTGGGCACCGAGCAGGACGGCACCCTGATGGAGCAGGCCCGCCAGTGCAGCGCAAGCAGTGAAATCGAGCCACGCGCCGCCGATGATCTCGCCGCCATCCTCTATACCTCCGGCACCACCGGGCGCAGCAAGGGCGCGATGCTGACCCACGCCAATCTGGCCTCCAATTGTCAGGCGCTGGCCGAGACCTGGCGCTTCACCCGTGATGACCATCTGATCCACGCCCTGCCCATCTTCCATACCCACGGCCTGTTCGTGGCCTGCAACATCGTGCTGACGGTGGGCGCCTCGATGACCTTCCTGCCGAAGTTCGATGCCGAACAGATTCTCGATCTGATGCCACGCGCAAGCGTGCTGATGGGCGTACCGACCTTCTACACCCGCCTGCTGGAATCCGAGCGCCTCAATCGCGAGACGACCGCCGGCATGCGGCTGTTCGTCTCCGGCTCCGCGCCGCTGCTCAGCGAGACCCACAGCGAGTTCAGCGCACGTACCGGCCACGCGATTCTCGAGCGCTACGGGATGACCGAGACCAACATGAACACCTCCAATCCCTACGACGGCGAGCGGCGCCCCGGCACGGTGGGCATGGCGCTGCCCGGCAGCGAAGTGCGCATCACCGACCGCGAGACAGGTGCCATCCTGCCGCGTGGCGAGACAGGCCTGATCGAGGTGCGCGGTGCCAATGTCTTCAAGGGCTACTGGAAGATGCCGGAGAAGACCGCCAGCGAGTTCCGCGAGGATGGCTTCTTCATCACCGGGGATCTCGGCCATATCGATGCCGATGGCTATCTGTGCATCAGCGGCCGTGACAAGGACCTGATCATCTCCGGCGGCTACAACATCTACCCGAAGGAGGTGGAGCTGCTGATCGATGACATGCCCGGCGTCAACGAATCGGCGGTGTTCGGCGTGCCCCACCCGGACTTCGGCGAAGGTGTCTGCGCGGTGGTGGTCATGCAGGCCGGCCACCAGGGCAGTCTCGATGAAGCGGCGGTACTCACCGCCCTCAGCGACAAGCTCGCCCGCTACAAGCAGCCCAAGCGCGTGTTCTTCATCGACAGCCTGCCACGCAACGTGATGGGCAAGGTGCAGAAGAAACAGCTGCGCGAGGAATATGCACAGCTGTTCGCCCCTGAGCCGGCCCGTTCACACGGCTGA
- the madL gene encoding malonate transporter subunit MadL, translating into MVIYGVALLAGCMMAGLVIGDLLGEMLNIDSNLGGVGIAMLLLIFITGVLKDRGKMADSTASGINFWNAMYIPIVVAMAASQNVVAAFSGGMVALVAGVLAVVLGLALVPLLTGKRPESALEDDPLAGETRYTPTRTSVTTGAPVLDRNRHASSTPAHKH; encoded by the coding sequence ATGGTGATCTACGGAGTTGCCCTGCTCGCAGGGTGCATGATGGCCGGTCTCGTGATCGGTGATCTGCTTGGAGAAATGCTCAATATCGATTCCAACCTCGGCGGTGTCGGCATCGCCATGCTGCTGCTCATCTTCATCACCGGTGTGCTGAAGGACCGCGGCAAGATGGCCGACAGCACCGCCAGCGGCATCAACTTCTGGAATGCGATGTACATCCCCATCGTGGTCGCGATGGCCGCCAGCCAGAACGTGGTCGCGGCCTTCAGCGGCGGCATGGTCGCGCTGGTCGCGGGCGTACTGGCCGTGGTGCTGGGGCTGGCCCTCGTGCCGCTGCTGACCGGCAAGCGTCCCGAGAGTGCGCTGGAAGATGACCCGCTCGCCGGCGAGACCCGCTACACGCCGACCAGAACCTCAGTGACGACGGGTGCACCGGTGCTGGACCGCAACCGCCACGCCTCCTCCACTCCTGCGCACAAACACTGA
- the madM gene encoding malonate transporter subunit MadM, producing the protein MIDSLVHLFDKYHLVAAFAVIGLAMYVAYWISNNLTRGKLHGSAIAIILGLVLAYVGGATTGGSKGLSDVTLFSGLGLMGGGMLRDLAIIATAYGVNLKEIRQTGFRGVIALFVGVLISFVAGGGVAIAFGYTDPVDITTIGAGAVTYIVGPVTGATLGASSEVVALSIAAGLVKSILTMVATPMTARLIGLDNPRSAMIFGGLIGTTSGVAAGLAATDARLVPYGAMTATFYTGLGILLAPTVLFLAVRAVM; encoded by the coding sequence ATGATCGATTCACTCGTCCATCTGTTCGACAAGTATCACCTGGTCGCGGCCTTCGCCGTGATCGGGCTGGCGATGTATGTCGCCTACTGGATCAGCAACAACCTGACACGCGGCAAGCTGCATGGCTCCGCCATCGCCATCATCCTCGGCCTGGTGCTGGCCTACGTGGGGGGCGCGACCACCGGCGGCAGCAAGGGGCTCTCGGATGTCACGTTGTTCTCGGGACTTGGCCTGATGGGGGGCGGCATGCTGCGTGATCTCGCGATCATCGCCACCGCCTACGGGGTCAATCTCAAGGAAATCCGCCAGACCGGCTTTCGGGGCGTCATCGCGCTGTTCGTCGGCGTGCTGATCTCCTTCGTCGCCGGAGGTGGCGTCGCCATCGCCTTCGGCTATACCGACCCGGTCGATATCACCACCATCGGTGCGGGCGCGGTCACCTACATCGTCGGCCCGGTCACCGGTGCAACCCTCGGGGCCAGCTCCGAAGTGGTCGCGCTGTCGATCGCCGCCGGCCTGGTGAAGTCGATCCTGACCATGGTCGCCACGCCGATGACGGCGCGCCTGATCGGGCTCGACAATCCGCGCTCCGCGATGATCTTCGGTGGCCTGATCGGCACCACCAGCGGCGTCGCGGCTGGCCTCGCCGCCACTGACGCCCGTCTGGTGCCCTACGGCGCGATGACCGCCACCTTCTATACCGGTCTGGGCATTCTGCTCGCCCCGACGGTGCTGTTCCTCGCGGTACGTGCAGTGATGTAA
- a CDS encoding alpha/beta hydrolase, protein MSHMGDARVLQGTTTAFTQHSSTTGHDYLIQVALPQVAPPEGGYPVLLVLDGNRHLDLFTAARDILGRRGFDKAPSDLAIVAVGYAGATDGQAKAARHIVTKQRFKDFTPPLTTGTAPEGTGGGEDFLAYLTQALPPELASRYPLDLKRPALIGHSLGGLFALHAQQKAPEAFGAIFAISPSLWWLQENAPANWPLRLACSEAAGPVYIAAGGREQSPQPQRNDPERDRLRVQRAMIDNARDHARQLGERCPQIEVQWKLYEGEDHGSVMWPAARAVMERLVRPR, encoded by the coding sequence ATGAGCCACATGGGAGACGCCAGGGTGCTGCAGGGAACGACGACCGCATTCACGCAGCACTCATCCACCACGGGACATGACTACCTGATCCAGGTCGCGCTGCCGCAGGTCGCACCGCCCGAGGGCGGCTATCCGGTACTGCTGGTGCTGGATGGCAATCGCCATCTGGATCTGTTCACGGCGGCGCGCGACATATTGGGACGCCGTGGCTTTGACAAGGCGCCGTCAGATCTCGCCATCGTCGCGGTCGGTTATGCAGGCGCGACGGACGGGCAGGCAAAGGCGGCGCGTCACATCGTCACGAAGCAACGCTTCAAGGACTTCACGCCACCGCTCACTACCGGCACGGCCCCTGAGGGGACGGGCGGTGGCGAGGATTTCCTCGCCTACCTGACCCAGGCTCTGCCGCCTGAACTGGCCTCACGCTATCCGCTCGATCTCAAGCGGCCTGCGCTGATTGGCCACTCGCTCGGCGGCCTGTTCGCGCTCCATGCCCAGCAGAAGGCGCCCGAGGCCTTCGGCGCCATCTTCGCGATCAGTCCTTCGCTGTGGTGGTTGCAGGAGAATGCCCCGGCCAACTGGCCGCTGCGTCTTGCCTGCTCCGAGGCGGCGGGTCCGGTGTACATCGCTGCTGGCGGACGCGAGCAATCGCCTCAGCCACAGCGCAATGACCCGGAGCGGGACAGGCTGCGTGTCCAGCGCGCGATGATCGACAACGCACGCGACCATGCACGCCAGTTGGGCGAGCGCTGCCCGCAGATCGAGGTGCAATGGAAGCTGTATGAGGGCGAAGACCACGGCAGCGTGATGTGGCCCGCCGCGCGCGCAGTGATGGAGCGATTGGTGAGACCGCGCTGA
- a CDS encoding TonB-dependent siderophore receptor, with the protein MKKVNARGRGLCGAGTRRLMIGAGVALVSLPAQAEDATMVLDTQRVTGLRLYDMASSEQSGGYSVDAATVGSKVPASLRDIPQSVSVVTHDAIEDQNFITLDQLAARTPGVRVLNNDSGRSSIFARGYEYDAYSIDGLSAPMSSLTGSVPSLTAIDRVEVMRGPSGLFNSTSELGGVINLVRKRPTDTFQGSISGSVGTLEDRSVSVDISGPIDEQGRIRGRLVTRSTEQAQWVDDNDNTLNDFYGALDIDLDENTELSLGVIHNTKDITVNQGQPVDGDNNFTYGRRSAFYGADWNSFESDSTDVIAELTHRFSSRGYGRLAARYSDRNADYNYAYSGSALSDTGDLSSVAGYAGFTDETSVSVDASYTQGFDAFGNQNEFVVGVDYKTSESDTTAARTSNLTGSSATISELNSLSYVDILGNARDGVSGYSLSRTETTLEEQGLYGKVTLRPVAPLAVILGARVSQFSAETEDKLNGGSSDMQDTAVTPYGGIVYDLDADHSLYASYSRVFEPQTREDEDGDLIDPREGEQYEIGIKGSYLDGALNARISGFQLTDSHRAASSTDGSVSYSVDSGKMRITGAELELAGNITPQWDVIFGYTYMDSEVLEAGSSDALLMLMPNNMVNLWTQYRFEGNLLDGVSVGAGMTALSDFESTQGTIQAPGYAVFDAMLGYQFTPRLSGQLNVYNLFDREYYVRAGSASVFNFVGRPASAVATLKYEF; encoded by the coding sequence ATGAAGAAGGTGAATGCACGAGGACGCGGTCTGTGCGGGGCAGGCACGCGTCGTCTGATGATCGGGGCAGGTGTGGCGCTGGTCAGTCTGCCGGCACAGGCGGAAGACGCGACGATGGTGCTGGATACCCAGCGGGTGACGGGGCTGCGCCTGTATGACATGGCGTCCAGTGAGCAGAGCGGCGGCTACAGCGTTGACGCTGCCACGGTGGGCTCCAAGGTGCCGGCCTCGCTGCGCGACATTCCGCAGTCGGTAAGCGTGGTGACCCATGACGCCATCGAGGACCAGAACTTCATCACCCTGGATCAGCTGGCAGCACGGACGCCGGGCGTGCGGGTGCTGAACAATGACAGCGGTCGCTCCTCGATCTTCGCGCGTGGCTATGAATACGATGCCTACAGCATCGATGGGCTGTCCGCGCCGATGTCGAGTCTGACGGGCTCGGTGCCATCCTTGACCGCCATCGACCGGGTCGAGGTCATGCGTGGGCCGTCCGGTCTGTTCAACAGTACCAGTGAGCTGGGCGGGGTCATCAATCTGGTGCGCAAGCGCCCGACCGATACCTTCCAGGGCTCCATCAGCGGCAGTGTCGGTACGCTGGAAGACCGAAGCGTCAGTGTCGATATCTCCGGGCCCATCGATGAACAGGGCCGTATCCGCGGTCGCCTGGTGACCCGCTCCACCGAGCAGGCGCAATGGGTGGATGACAACGACAACACGCTGAATGATTTCTATGGCGCGCTGGATATCGATCTCGACGAGAATACCGAGCTGTCACTGGGGGTGATCCACAATACCAAGGACATCACCGTCAATCAGGGGCAGCCGGTCGATGGTGACAACAACTTCACCTATGGCCGCCGTTCGGCATTCTACGGCGCGGACTGGAACAGCTTCGAGAGTGATTCCACCGATGTGATCGCAGAGCTGACCCACCGCTTCAGCTCACGTGGCTATGGCCGACTGGCGGCGCGTTACAGTGATCGCAATGCGGATTACAACTATGCCTACAGTGGCTCGGCACTGAGCGATACCGGCGACTTGAGCAGTGTCGCGGGCTATGCCGGTTTCACCGATGAGACCTCGGTGAGCGTGGATGCCAGCTACACCCAGGGCTTCGATGCCTTCGGCAACCAGAACGAATTCGTGGTCGGGGTCGATTACAAGACATCGGAATCGGATACCACCGCGGCGCGCACCAGCAACCTGACCGGCTCCAGCGCCACCATCAGTGAGCTGAACTCTCTGTCCTATGTCGACATACTCGGCAATGCCCGTGATGGCGTGAGCGGCTATAGCCTGTCGCGCACCGAGACCACTCTGGAAGAGCAGGGCCTGTACGGCAAGGTGACACTGCGTCCCGTGGCACCGCTGGCAGTGATACTGGGGGCACGCGTCAGCCAGTTCTCGGCCGAGACCGAAGACAAGCTCAACGGTGGCAGCAGCGACATGCAGGACACCGCCGTCACGCCCTATGGCGGTATTGTCTATGACCTGGACGCCGACCACTCCCTCTATGCCAGCTACTCCAGGGTCTTCGAGCCGCAGACCCGCGAAGACGAGGATGGCGACCTGATCGACCCGCGCGAAGGCGAGCAATACGAGATCGGCATCAAGGGCAGCTATCTGGATGGTGCGCTGAATGCGCGCATCAGTGGTTTCCAGCTGACCGACAGCCACCGTGCGGCCTCCTCGACCGACGGTAGCGTCAGTTACTCGGTGGATTCCGGCAAGATGCGCATCACCGGTGCGGAGCTTGAGCTGGCCGGCAACATCACGCCGCAGTGGGATGTCATCTTCGGCTACACCTACATGGATTCCGAGGTGCTGGAAGCCGGCAGCTCCGATGCGCTGCTGATGCTGATGCCCAACAACATGGTCAATCTGTGGACCCAGTATCGCTTCGAGGGCAATCTGCTGGATGGCGTGTCCGTCGGTGCCGGCATGACCGCGCTGAGCGATTTCGAAAGCACCCAGGGCACCATCCAGGCACCGGGCTATGCCGTGTTCGATGCCATGCTGGGCTATCAGTTCACGCCCAGACTCAGTGGCCAGCTCAACGTCTACAACCTGTTCGATCGTGAATATTACGTGCGTGCCGGCTCGGCCAGCGTCTTCAACTTCGTGGGACGTCCGGCCAGCGCCGTCGCGACCCTCAAGTACGAGTTCTGA
- a CDS encoding helix-turn-helix transcriptional regulator, which translates to MSLTPPSGRAGTISPASPVAPASPHHPASARHRIIELDHVHRMARALTSDHQCQPAEGQSADGALIGNMHLQEAQPGLFMRLNRVRKRADLMIRSSIEPSLKIAVVWRGEPRVSFGPQCHALKPGRALCIALDEPTEFRLNSLKGAHEHSAILTLTPAWLKWHLNVSRASEVMSHMRHLAHFHWWPSPRLLERLDTFSRQRPTSPAQRLGFESLALEVISECLAARPAQADDTTRHPPQETADWKETLEDWIHNGEVAYLSQAEIAARLGMSVRQLQRRYRDAYGQTMTQDLRRRQLIRAAHLLQDRKLTVEAAAEMAGYRSAANFATAFRRQFGVPPSQRPDVTT; encoded by the coding sequence ATGAGCCTTACTCCCCCCTCGGGCCGGGCTGGCACGATCTCGCCCGCCTCCCCAGTTGCCCCCGCCAGCCCTCACCATCCCGCAAGCGCGCGCCACCGGATCATCGAGCTCGATCACGTCCACCGCATGGCGCGAGCGCTGACCAGCGACCACCAATGCCAGCCCGCCGAGGGCCAGTCCGCTGACGGCGCCTTGATCGGCAACATGCATCTACAGGAAGCGCAGCCGGGCCTGTTCATGCGCCTCAACCGCGTGCGCAAGCGGGCGGATCTGATGATTCGGTCCAGTATCGAGCCATCGCTGAAGATCGCCGTGGTGTGGCGAGGGGAGCCCAGGGTCAGTTTCGGGCCACAGTGCCATGCGCTGAAGCCGGGACGTGCACTGTGCATCGCACTCGACGAACCCACCGAATTCCGACTGAACAGTCTCAAGGGAGCCCACGAACACAGCGCCATCCTCACGCTGACGCCGGCCTGGCTGAAATGGCACCTGAACGTGTCCCGTGCCAGTGAGGTGATGTCCCACATGCGCCACCTGGCGCATTTCCACTGGTGGCCGTCCCCTCGTCTGCTGGAACGACTGGATACCTTCAGCCGACAGCGGCCCACCTCCCCGGCCCAGCGTCTGGGATTCGAATCGCTGGCGCTGGAGGTGATCAGTGAATGCCTGGCGGCCAGACCGGCCCAGGCGGATGACACGACACGGCATCCCCCGCAAGAGACGGCAGACTGGAAGGAAACGCTGGAAGACTGGATCCACAATGGAGAAGTCGCCTATCTGAGTCAGGCGGAGATCGCCGCTCGTCTGGGCATGAGCGTGCGCCAGTTGCAGCGCCGCTATCGCGACGCCTACGGCCAGACCATGACGCAGGACCTGAGACGGCGACAGTTGATCCGTGCCGCTCACCTGCTGCAGGACCGCAAGCTCACGGTGGAGGCCGCCGCCGAGATGGCGGGGTATCGCAGCGCCGCCAATTTCGCTACTGCCTTTCGTCGTCAGTTCGGCGTGCCACCCAGTCAGCGACCTGACGTGACGACGTGA
- a CDS encoding O-acetylhomoserine aminocarboxypropyltransferase/cysteine synthase family protein, whose translation MKLESLALHHGYTSEATTKAAAVPIYQTTSYTFDDTQHGADLFDLKVPGNIYTRIMNPTNDVLEQRMAAVEGGIAALAVSSGMAAITYAIQALVQVGDNIVSTSQLYGGTYNLFAHSLPRQGVEVRMAAFDDFAALEALIDDKTRAVFCESIGNPAGNIVDLERLAEIAHKHGVPLIVDNTVATPVLCRAFDHGADIVIHSLTKYIGGHGTTVGGIIIDSGKFDWVANKDRFPILNEPDPSYHGVVYTEAFGPAAYIGRCRVVPLRNTGAALAPHSAFLLLQGLETLALRMERHCSNALALAKYLQQHPSVSWVNYGALPDSPYHATCQKITGGKASGIISFGIKTDTKGADQAEAGRIAGGKFIDALQMILRLVNIGDAKSLACHPASTTHRQLNEEELAKAGVSADLIRISVGIEHIDDIIADVSQALDKAVV comes from the coding sequence ATGAAGCTGGAATCCCTCGCCCTGCATCACGGTTACACCTCGGAAGCCACCACCAAGGCGGCGGCGGTGCCGATCTACCAGACCACCTCCTACACCTTCGATGACACCCAGCACGGCGCGGATCTGTTCGATCTCAAGGTGCCGGGCAACATCTATACCCGCATCATGAATCCGACCAATGACGTGCTGGAGCAGCGCATGGCCGCCGTCGAAGGCGGTATCGCAGCGCTGGCGGTGTCTTCCGGCATGGCGGCGATCACCTATGCCATCCAGGCACTGGTGCAGGTAGGCGACAACATCGTCAGCACCAGCCAGCTGTATGGCGGTACCTACAACCTGTTCGCCCACAGCCTGCCGCGTCAGGGGGTCGAGGTGCGCATGGCGGCCTTTGATGATTTCGCCGCACTCGAAGCGCTGATCGATGACAAGACCCGCGCCGTGTTCTGCGAGTCCATCGGCAATCCTGCCGGCAACATCGTCGATCTCGAACGTCTGGCCGAGATCGCCCACAAGCATGGCGTGCCGCTGATCGTCGACAACACCGTCGCCACCCCGGTGCTGTGTCGTGCCTTCGATCACGGCGCCGACATCGTGATCCACTCGCTGACCAAGTACATCGGCGGCCACGGCACCACCGTGGGCGGCATCATCATCGATTCCGGCAAGTTCGACTGGGTCGCCAACAAGGATCGCTTCCCGATCCTCAACGAGCCGGACCCCTCCTATCACGGCGTCGTCTACACCGAAGCCTTCGGTCCGGCTGCCTATATCGGGCGTTGCCGCGTAGTGCCGCTGCGCAATACCGGCGCTGCGCTCGCGCCGCACAGTGCCTTCCTGCTGCTGCAGGGGCTGGAGACACTCGCCCTGCGCATGGAGCGCCACTGCAGCAATGCGCTCGCGCTGGCCAAATACCTTCAGCAACATCCGAGTGTCAGTTGGGTCAATTACGGCGCGCTGCCGGACAGCCCCTATCACGCCACCTGCCAGAAGATCACCGGCGGCAAGGCCTCCGGCATCATCAGTTTCGGCATAAAGACGGACACGAAAGGGGCCGATCAGGCCGAAGCCGGGCGAATCGCCGGCGGCAAGTTCATCGATGCGCTGCAGATGATTCTGCGCCTGGTGAATATCGGCGACGCCAAGTCGCTGGCCTGCCACCCGGCCTCCACCACCCACCGCCAGCTCAACGAGGAAGAACTGGCCAAGGCCGGGGTCTCGGCGGACCTGATTCGTATCTCGGTGGGGATCGAGCATATCGACGACATTATCGCCGATGTCAGTCAGGCGCTGGACAAGGCGGTGGTCTGA
- a CDS encoding TRAP transporter substrate-binding protein — MKSVPLKPALLTAAITAACAMPLSAAQAQDIKLGHVLAPTHSWNIAAEGFAKDVAEATEGRVNFQVFPSGQLGNEKTVVEGMQIGSVPAGVIGCGSFQPLDARFGIVELPYSWPDREHAYAAYDGKLGDALEDIADEHNMKILSWWENGFRHVTNNRGPITTPEDLAGLKIRVTPDKMRLDTFTALGSSPAPLSFGELYSALQQGVFDAQENPLAIIYSSSFSEVQDYVSLTGHVWAPACLTMSNFTWNQLSEQDQAAVQKSADEWRDKQRAMTQKDDAELVAKLEEAGMQVNEVDTAPFNAKVQGVWAEYTDVFGPELMGLVEQYRKGE, encoded by the coding sequence ATGAAATCCGTCCCGCTGAAGCCTGCCCTGCTGACCGCTGCCATCACGGCGGCCTGCGCCATGCCCCTGAGCGCCGCTCAGGCCCAGGATATCAAGCTCGGCCACGTGCTGGCGCCGACCCATAGCTGGAACATCGCGGCGGAAGGCTTCGCCAAGGATGTCGCCGAGGCCACCGAGGGCCGCGTCAATTTCCAGGTCTTTCCCAGTGGTCAGCTCGGCAACGAGAAGACCGTCGTCGAAGGCATGCAGATCGGCAGCGTGCCGGCCGGCGTGATCGGCTGTGGTTCCTTCCAGCCGCTGGATGCGCGCTTCGGCATCGTCGAACTGCCCTACTCCTGGCCGGACCGCGAACATGCCTACGCCGCCTATGACGGCAAGCTGGGCGATGCGCTCGAGGACATCGCCGACGAGCACAACATGAAGATCCTGTCCTGGTGGGAGAACGGCTTCCGTCACGTCACCAACAATCGCGGCCCCATCACCACCCCGGAAGACCTCGCCGGCCTGAAGATTCGCGTCACGCCGGACAAGATGCGTCTGGACACCTTCACCGCGCTGGGTTCAAGCCCGGCACCGCTGTCCTTCGGTGAACTCTACTCCGCGCTGCAGCAGGGCGTGTTCGATGCCCAGGAAAACCCGCTGGCCATCATCTATTCCTCCTCGTTCAGCGAAGTGCAGGACTACGTCTCCCTCACCGGTCACGTCTGGGCACCGGCGTGTCTGACCATGTCCAACTTCACCTGGAATCAGCTCTCCGAGCAGGATCAGGCCGCGGTACAGAAGAGCGCCGACGAATGGCGTGACAAGCAGCGCGCGATGACCCAGAAGGATGACGCCGAGCTGGTCGCCAAGCTGGAAGAAGCCGGCATGCAGGTCAACGAGGTCGATACCGCGCCCTTCAATGCCAAGGTGCAGGGGGTGTGGGCCGAGTACACCGACGTCTTCGGGCCTGAGCTGATGGGCCTGGTCGAGCAATACCGCAAGGGCGAGTGA
- a CDS encoding TRAP transporter small permease, which translates to MSSASPSVKPLAVLCAVRTLMITLSRWSCRGCLALAASGVAALSALVIWTVFMRWVMGQPPHWAEELPQLVLVWTTLLAAVSCTRNRTHLSAGLLPLLVRSVRIQRITGRITDAMILIMLVLLAKAGMDLTAITMRQTTTALQIPAGIVYLSVPLCCTAMALVQLEHLLSPSAIGAEAHETHATAPDNASSRQGDAP; encoded by the coding sequence ATGTCTTCCGCCTCTCCCTCCGTCAAGCCGCTGGCAGTGCTGTGTGCCGTGCGTACCTTGATGATCACCCTCTCACGTTGGAGCTGCCGGGGCTGTCTGGCCCTGGCTGCCAGCGGCGTGGCCGCCCTGTCGGCATTGGTGATCTGGACCGTCTTCATGCGCTGGGTGATGGGTCAGCCGCCGCACTGGGCAGAGGAATTGCCGCAGCTGGTGCTGGTCTGGACGACATTGCTGGCCGCGGTGTCCTGCACCCGCAACCGCACTCACCTGAGTGCGGGCCTGCTGCCGCTGCTGGTGCGCTCGGTGCGTATCCAGCGCATCACCGGACGCATCACTGACGCCATGATCCTGATCATGCTGGTGTTGCTGGCCAAGGCAGGCATGGACCTGACCGCCATCACGATGCGCCAGACCACCACCGCGCTGCAGATTCCGGCCGGCATCGTCTATCTGTCCGTGCCGCTGTGCTGCACCGCGATGGCACTCGTCCAGCTTGAGCATCTGTTGAGCCCTTCAGCGATCGGAGCCGAGGCTCACGAGACGCATGCCACTGCGCCTGACAACGCTTCCTCTCGCCAAGGAGATGCCCCATGA